A region of Desulfolithobacter dissulfuricans DNA encodes the following proteins:
- a CDS encoding tetratricopeptide repeat protein has translation MSRKKKRKKKKQGSTIGKLSPDELKRRGQGYLESGKFRQAIEFFRQALKKERQHKDQDELRRLLARAYHGRIEEFSADRMYKEALALLENMESFCGRDAAVKTRLLLDIRSGRYAQAARLFATLDENKLEAGQRQRLEELFGALLLFSGQLGEDDFAAGSPVLRHYPEAKKAVAAYLAGQADILHTALRKIPFRSPYRDLRLLLSGCIRWHDNQDEAFRILRRIRQDSPYYPYVAGLLSRYDDPVEFFKEFARADSRQKEQLANRYGLQKHQQHFFEQLAKPDIAPYPLYQLVKKHKALFTPAEHRQVLLALAPFCHSRAVSLVDNFPGLDLLEKVRLLALAAEIELLPDIACEYWYDYLGQLDRHGVEVDPLVRALVLRHLAQLLEKIGEPEDQYVRLDMLRKSLEYDPADHETWIEAYRLAYRIGEEKKGYRIINDAVEQLPDNVPILLEAMRRAGQRNAHRKAARLAARVLKIDPINTDAMDFMAQSHLAHARKLAGKKKFDLADRELDAITFRVRSIRLKGRNLICRGMLLLLQKDRKGLDLIEQGRQENPSMLLSHVLVSLEGRLMGVPVKYRRDFDRALRQAAKNAVDTGEFLRLMKWIVSSPADEWQALRDVVATLKKYVSTCAGMDWQRDEGRMIGKALDMAGLHVALARFGRGMRKRYPDAPEWRAYELIGLVQGGNRRKLQSLTLDDIDELFEQLFHAGQHELIQRVSDLLPEQVAWNLFAQDDELFPYDEMIEEDENEVFPLPWSAVTEDVDDDEPHEKPQWHQMNLFDDLE, from the coding sequence ATGAGTAGAAAGAAAAAGAGAAAGAAAAAAAAACAGGGTTCCACGATCGGAAAATTATCCCCGGATGAATTGAAAAGACGAGGTCAGGGTTACCTGGAGTCCGGCAAGTTCCGGCAGGCCATAGAGTTTTTCCGGCAGGCCCTGAAGAAAGAGCGGCAGCACAAGGACCAGGATGAGTTGCGGAGATTGCTTGCCAGGGCGTATCACGGCAGGATAGAAGAATTTTCTGCTGATCGGATGTACAAGGAGGCCCTGGCGCTGCTGGAAAACATGGAAAGTTTCTGTGGACGGGATGCTGCGGTCAAGACCCGTCTTCTTCTCGATATCAGAAGCGGCCGGTACGCTCAGGCTGCCAGGCTTTTTGCAACGCTTGACGAAAATAAGCTGGAGGCGGGCCAGCGGCAGCGCCTGGAGGAACTGTTTGGGGCCTTGCTGCTTTTCAGCGGTCAACTCGGTGAAGATGATTTTGCCGCCGGTTCTCCTGTGCTGCGCCATTATCCCGAGGCGAAAAAAGCGGTTGCCGCCTACCTGGCCGGCCAGGCGGATATTCTGCACACAGCGCTCAGGAAAATACCTTTCCGCTCTCCCTACCGCGACCTGCGCCTCCTGTTGAGCGGATGTATCCGGTGGCATGACAATCAGGATGAAGCCTTCAGGATCCTTCGCCGAATCAGGCAGGACTCTCCCTATTATCCCTATGTTGCAGGTCTTTTGTCCCGGTATGACGATCCTGTTGAATTTTTTAAGGAATTTGCCCGGGCCGACAGCCGGCAGAAAGAACAACTTGCCAACAGGTATGGGCTGCAAAAGCACCAGCAACATTTTTTCGAGCAGTTGGCAAAACCGGATATTGCCCCTTACCCGCTGTATCAGCTTGTGAAGAAGCACAAGGCATTGTTTACTCCGGCAGAGCACCGTCAAGTGCTGCTTGCGCTTGCACCCTTTTGCCATTCCAGGGCTGTCTCTCTTGTCGATAATTTTCCCGGGCTTGATTTGCTGGAGAAAGTGCGCCTGCTTGCCTTGGCGGCAGAAATTGAACTGCTGCCGGATATAGCCTGTGAATACTGGTATGATTACCTCGGGCAGCTGGACAGGCATGGTGTTGAGGTCGATCCCCTGGTCAGGGCCCTCGTGTTGAGGCACCTGGCGCAATTGCTTGAAAAGATAGGGGAGCCGGAAGATCAGTATGTCAGGCTCGACATGTTGCGGAAAAGTCTCGAATATGACCCGGCAGACCATGAGACATGGATAGAGGCCTATCGCCTGGCCTACCGGATTGGTGAGGAAAAAAAAGGGTATCGAATTATCAATGATGCTGTTGAACAATTACCGGACAATGTGCCCATTCTTCTTGAGGCAATGCGCCGTGCCGGGCAGAGAAATGCGCACAGGAAGGCAGCCCGTCTGGCGGCCAGGGTCCTGAAAATCGATCCGATCAATACCGATGCCATGGATTTCATGGCTCAATCGCACCTGGCCCATGCCCGGAAACTGGCCGGAAAGAAAAAATTTGACCTTGCTGACAGGGAATTGGATGCCATCACATTCCGGGTCAGATCTATCCGTCTCAAGGGACGGAACCTGATCTGCCGGGGAATGCTGCTCCTGTTGCAAAAGGACAGAAAGGGCCTGGACCTGATCGAGCAGGGGCGGCAGGAAAATCCTTCCATGCTGTTGTCCCATGTGCTGGTATCGCTGGAAGGCCGCCTCATGGGAGTCCCTGTCAAGTACCGGCGTGACTTTGACCGTGCTCTGCGGCAGGCGGCAAAGAATGCGGTCGACACCGGGGAATTTCTCAGGCTTATGAAATGGATAGTCTCGTCTCCTGCCGATGAATGGCAGGCTCTCCGGGATGTCGTGGCCACTTTGAAAAAATATGTTTCCACATGTGCCGGTATGGACTGGCAGCGGGATGAAGGCCGGATGATCGGCAAGGCCCTTGACATGGCCGGACTCCATGTGGCCCTTGCGCGGTTCGGCAGGGGTATGCGCAAGCGTTATCCCGATGCTCCGGAGTGGAGGGCCTATGAGCTGATCGGGTTGGTTCAGGGCGGAAATCGTCGAAAACTGCAGTCCTTGACACTGGATGATATCGATGAACTCTTTGAACAGCTTTTCCACGCCGGACAACATGAACTCATTCAAAGGGTGAGTGATCTTCTGCCGGAGCAGGTTGCATGGAATCTGTTTGCACAAGACGATGAACTGTTTCCGTATGACGAAATGATTGAGGAGGACGAAAACGAAGTATTTCCTCTGCCCTGGTCGGCCGTGACCGAGGATGTCGATGACGATGAACCGCACGAAAAGCCGCAGTGGCACCAGATGAACCTGTTCGACGATCTGGAGTGA
- a CDS encoding glycosyltransferase family 4 protein: MSKILFLVSEDWFFCSHWVPMALAALESGFEVTLVTRLSGKKRQIESMGVKVIPIDIDRSNLNPLKELGAITRLVRVFRKEQPDIVHLISLKLVMLGWFASLFAGTKNIVAALTGMGFLFSAENRGGFIRWMFKRLIVVIAARGRILVENPDDRNLLQKAGVPPERICLIRGAGVDLARFCPGPEPEGVPVVMLAARLLREKGVEEFVEAARLLEDQGVAARFVLVGDPDPANPGSVSNTDITAWTEQGIIEWWGKSNNMPETLVRASIVCLPSYREGLPKVLLEAMACGRPCVATDVPGCREAVKDGENGFLVPVRDPESLAEALKQLIDDAALRQKMGRRGREMAEKSFSQERVAAQVTTIYRQLLGRQAVTEQT; encoded by the coding sequence ATGTCAAAAATCTTATTTCTCGTGTCCGAAGACTGGTTCTTCTGTTCCCACTGGGTGCCGATGGCCCTGGCTGCTCTCGAGTCTGGTTTCGAAGTGACTCTGGTTACCCGGCTGTCTGGTAAGAAAAGGCAAATTGAATCGATGGGGGTTAAGGTTATTCCTATCGATATAGACAGGAGTAACCTCAACCCCTTGAAAGAACTCGGCGCCATCACCAGGCTCGTTCGGGTTTTCAGAAAGGAGCAACCGGATATTGTCCATTTGATTTCCCTGAAACTTGTCATGCTTGGCTGGTTCGCTTCCCTGTTTGCAGGTACAAAAAATATTGTGGCAGCCCTTACCGGTATGGGCTTTCTGTTCTCTGCCGAAAACCGTGGCGGATTTATCAGGTGGATGTTCAAGCGGCTTATAGTTGTTATAGCCGCTCGTGGCAGGATACTTGTCGAAAATCCCGATGATCGGAACCTGCTTCAGAAAGCGGGCGTACCTCCGGAACGCATCTGCCTGATCCGGGGAGCAGGAGTTGACCTGGCCCGGTTCTGTCCCGGCCCCGAACCAGAGGGCGTTCCCGTGGTTATGCTGGCGGCGCGTCTCCTCCGGGAGAAAGGTGTGGAAGAATTTGTCGAAGCAGCCCGTTTGCTTGAAGACCAGGGAGTGGCGGCACGGTTTGTCCTGGTTGGCGATCCGGACCCGGCCAACCCGGGGAGCGTATCGAACACAGATATTACGGCATGGACAGAACAGGGAATAATCGAGTGGTGGGGAAAGAGCAATAACATGCCTGAAACCCTTGTCAGGGCCAGTATCGTTTGCCTGCCTTCCTACCGCGAGGGGTTGCCCAAGGTGCTCCTGGAGGCCATGGCCTGCGGCAGACCATGTGTCGCCACCGATGTCCCCGGCTGCCGGGAGGCCGTTAAAGATGGTGAAAACGGTTTCCTGGTACCGGTCCGTGACCCGGAAAGCCTGGCTGAAGCATTGAAACAGCTTATAGACGATGCAGCCCTGCGTCAGAAAATGGGCCGCCGGGGTCGGGAGATGGCGGAAAAGAGTTTTTCCCAGGAAAGGGTCGCTGCACAGGTAACAACCATTTACCGACAACTGCTGGGCCGGCAGGCTGTTACAGAACAGACCTGA